The proteins below are encoded in one region of Serratia symbiotica:
- the gspE gene encoding type II secretion system protein GspE yields the protein MDEAISEEVQTLCQRYQALALSENHTTLTVALSEEAPQGLLAALRFATGKRIHLEQWPAARLELALHQRQRQVEPPAQATAEYQLDTASLDDDSDAPVVQFINQTLRIAIHRRASDVHFEPYQQRFRVRLRIDGVLQASASPPPELATRLSTRLKIMGQLDIAERRLPQDGQFSLWLDNARYSMRIATLPTLHGEKVVLRILPSERQELPLDRLGMSQAALACYTAALANPQGMILVTGPTGSGKTITLYSGLRQLNDTQSNLCSVEDPIEIPLFGVNQTQVNIKTELSFSRVLRALLRQDPDVIMIGEIRDRETAEIAVKAAQTGHLVLSTLHTNSTGETLTRLTHMGIPGYLIAACLKLVIAQRLVRRLCEHCRYPLNKPVHFPANLWPEPLTAWQANGCEHCFGGYYGRIGVYELLTITPEVQTGLLENTSPRQLADIACLQGHITLLQAGLALVAKGVTSLEELYRVVDITTEGGEQS from the coding sequence ATGGATGAGGCGATCAGCGAAGAAGTTCAGACCCTGTGTCAGCGCTATCAAGCGCTGGCACTCAGCGAAAACCACACCACCCTGACAGTTGCACTCAGCGAGGAGGCACCCCAGGGGTTGCTGGCGGCGCTGCGTTTCGCCACGGGCAAACGCATACACCTGGAGCAATGGCCAGCAGCCCGGCTTGAGCTGGCATTGCATCAGCGCCAACGACAGGTTGAACCGCCAGCACAAGCCACCGCCGAGTATCAACTCGATACCGCTTCCCTTGACGACGACAGCGATGCACCGGTGGTGCAGTTTATCAACCAAACGCTGCGTATAGCCATTCATCGCCGTGCCTCAGACGTTCACTTTGAGCCTTATCAACAGCGTTTTCGCGTCCGCTTGCGCATCGACGGCGTTTTGCAGGCCAGTGCATCACCGCCGCCTGAGTTGGCCACACGACTGAGCACCAGGCTGAAGATTATGGGGCAGTTAGATATTGCCGAACGCCGGTTGCCGCAAGACGGACAGTTCAGCCTGTGGCTGGATAACGCCCGTTATTCGATGCGTATCGCTACGCTACCAACGTTGCACGGTGAAAAAGTGGTATTGCGCATCCTGCCATCCGAGCGGCAGGAATTGCCGTTGGATCGGTTGGGGATGAGCCAGGCAGCGCTGGCGTGCTATACGGCGGCACTGGCCAATCCGCAGGGCATGATCCTGGTCACCGGCCCAACTGGCAGCGGCAAAACGATAACGTTATACAGCGGCCTGCGTCAATTGAATGACACGCAGAGCAACTTGTGCAGCGTCGAGGATCCGATCGAGATCCCGCTATTTGGTGTCAATCAAACCCAGGTCAACATCAAAACCGAACTGAGCTTCTCACGGGTGTTACGCGCCCTGCTGCGGCAAGATCCCGACGTCATCATGATCGGTGAAATACGCGATCGGGAAACCGCCGAGATCGCCGTTAAGGCTGCACAGACTGGCCATTTGGTGTTATCGACGCTGCATACCAACTCCACCGGCGAAACCCTGACGCGTCTGACGCACATGGGCATCCCCGGCTATCTGATCGCTGCCTGCCTGAAACTGGTGATCGCCCAGCGGCTGGTGCGCAGATTATGCGAACACTGCCGCTACCCACTGAATAAACCAGTACACTTTCCAGCCAACTTGTGGCCGGAGCCGCTGACTGCCTGGCAAGCCAATGGCTGCGAACACTGTTTTGGCGGCTACTATGGCCGCATTGGGGTCTATGAACTGTTGACCATTACACCGGAGGTGCAAACCGGTCTGCTGGAGAACACCTCCCCTCGCCAACTGGCAGACATCGCCTGTCTTCAGGGGCATATAACGTTGCTCCAAGCTGGGCTGGCTCTGGTTGCCAAAGGAGTCACCTCGCTAGAAGAGCTGTATCGCGTGGTAGATATCACCACAGAAGGTGGAGAACAGTCTTGA
- the hofC gene encoding protein transport protein HofC: MKAQRLFLWQAINAQGEVLCGALMSSEKQQVCRQLIEQGLQPCRITHGKRITPRQWRGDPLIHFTRQLATLLQAGLPLVNALQFLAAEHPSPPWRCLLQQVSERVQQGHPFSEVIAQQQAVFPLIYRQLIAIGELTGHLDHCCWQLAQQQESQQKLHNKVVKALRYPLFVCTIALLVSVLMLVMVLPEFAGVYQSFDAPLPGFTQGLLRVSALLISTGPYFALLLGSAIFGYCRWLHPQPQWRRREQATQLRLPLVARLIEGSALSQIFRILAMTQQAGLTLVEGLNAAALAVDNLFYRQALEQVQREIAQGERFHQALSHQPLFPALCQQLVRVGEESGSLDSLLDKLAQCHERQTLELSDTLAQTLEPLLMLVVGGIVGALVIAMYLPIFQLGNVLG, translated from the coding sequence TTGAAGGCTCAGCGTTTGTTCCTCTGGCAAGCCATTAATGCTCAGGGTGAAGTGCTCTGTGGCGCACTGATGAGCAGCGAAAAACAGCAAGTCTGCCGCCAACTTATTGAACAGGGGCTACAACCGTGCCGGATCACGCACGGTAAACGCATCACACCCAGACAATGGCGTGGCGATCCACTGATCCACTTCACTCGTCAGCTCGCAACCTTGCTACAAGCGGGTCTGCCACTGGTCAATGCACTGCAATTTCTGGCTGCGGAACATCCTTCCCCTCCCTGGCGCTGCTTGTTGCAGCAGGTGAGTGAACGGGTGCAGCAAGGACACCCTTTTTCAGAGGTTATTGCCCAACAGCAGGCCGTCTTCCCGCTGATTTACCGCCAACTGATCGCCATCGGTGAACTGACCGGGCATCTGGATCATTGCTGCTGGCAACTAGCGCAACAACAGGAATCCCAGCAAAAGCTGCACAACAAGGTGGTTAAGGCACTACGCTATCCCTTGTTCGTTTGCACGATAGCGCTGCTGGTCAGCGTGCTGATGCTGGTGATGGTATTGCCGGAATTTGCCGGAGTTTATCAGTCTTTCGATGCGCCACTACCGGGATTTACCCAAGGGCTACTGCGCGTGTCCGCCCTGCTGATCAGCACAGGGCCATATTTTGCCCTGCTGCTGGGTAGTGCGATCTTTGGTTATTGTCGCTGGTTGCACCCGCAGCCGCAGTGGCGCCGCCGCGAGCAGGCAACTCAACTGCGGCTACCGCTGGTAGCCCGGTTGATCGAGGGAAGTGCGTTAAGCCAAATATTTCGCATCCTAGCTATGACCCAGCAAGCGGGATTGACGCTGGTGGAAGGGCTGAATGCGGCGGCGCTGGCGGTGGACAACCTGTTTTATCGGCAAGCGCTAGAACAAGTGCAGCGCGAGATCGCTCAAGGGGAAAGGTTTCACCAAGCCCTAAGTCATCAGCCGCTGTTTCCGGCACTTTGCCAGCAATTGGTACGGGTGGGTGAAGAATCCGGCTCGTTAGACAGTCTGCTCGACAAGCTGGCACAGTGTCATGAACGGCAAACGCTGGAACTGAGCGATACGCTGGCGCAGACGTTAGAACCTCTGCTGATGCTCGTGGTTGGCGGGATAGTCGGCGCGCTAGTGATCGCCATGTACCTGCCAATCTTTCAATTGGGGAACGTATTGGGGTAA
- a CDS encoding GMP reductase, with protein MRIEEDVKLGFKDVLIRPKRSTLKSRSEVGLERQFNFKHSGSRWSGVPIIAANMDTVGTFRMAEVLASFDVLTAVHKHYSVEQWAAFIQRVPESVLRHVMVSTGTSEADFAKMKQILALSPALRFICIDVANGYSESFVAFLQKAREACPNHVICAGNVVTGEMVEELLLSGADMVKVGIGPGSVCTTRVKTGVGYPQLSAVIECADAAHGLGGQIVSDGGCSVPGDVAKAFGGGADFVMLGGMLAGHDECEGAVVEENGEMFMLFYGMSSESAMKRHAGGVADYRAAEGKTVKLPLRGEVEYTVRDILGGLRSACTYVGAERLKELTKRTTFIRVAEQENRIFGTK; from the coding sequence ATGCGTATTGAAGAAGATGTGAAATTAGGCTTTAAAGATGTGCTGATCCGTCCTAAGCGCTCCACGTTGAAAAGCCGTTCTGAAGTTGGACTGGAGCGCCAGTTCAACTTCAAACATTCAGGTAGTCGCTGGTCAGGTGTGCCGATTATCGCCGCCAATATGGATACTGTCGGTACCTTCCGCATGGCAGAGGTTCTGGCTTCTTTTGATGTTCTCACTGCGGTGCACAAACATTACAGCGTCGAGCAATGGGCGGCTTTTATACAGCGCGTGCCTGAGTCGGTATTGCGTCATGTGATGGTTTCCACTGGCACCTCTGAAGCTGACTTCGCCAAAATGAAGCAGATTTTGGCGCTGTCTCCGGCACTGAGGTTCATTTGTATCGATGTGGCTAATGGTTACTCGGAGTCTTTCGTCGCCTTCTTACAGAAGGCGCGTGAGGCTTGTCCGAACCATGTGATTTGTGCCGGCAACGTGGTCACTGGTGAAATGGTGGAAGAACTGCTCCTATCCGGTGCCGATATGGTTAAAGTCGGTATTGGCCCAGGCTCGGTGTGTACCACCCGGGTGAAAACTGGTGTAGGCTATCCGCAGCTATCTGCCGTGATCGAGTGTGCAGATGCGGCTCACGGCCTGGGTGGCCAGATCGTCAGCGACGGTGGCTGTTCGGTGCCTGGCGACGTGGCCAAAGCCTTTGGCGGTGGTGCTGACTTCGTGATGCTGGGTGGCATGCTGGCTGGTCACGATGAATGTGAGGGCGCCGTGGTGGAAGAAAATGGCGAGATGTTCATGCTGTTCTACGGTATGAGTTCCGAGTCGGCGATGAAACGCCATGCGGGCGGGGTGGCTGACTACCGTGCGGCGGAAGGAAAAACCGTTAAATTGCCGCTGCGTGGTGAAGTTGAGTACACCGTGCGCGATATCCTTGGTGGTTTGCGTTCCGCCTGTACTTATGTTGGCGCGGAACGCCTGAAGGAACTGACCAAACGCACCACCTTCATCCGCGTGGCTGAGCAAGAAAACCGCATTTTCGGCACCAAGTAA
- the coaE gene encoding dephospho-CoA kinase (Dephospho-CoA kinase (CoaE) performs the final step in coenzyme A biosynthesis.): MAYIVALTGGIGSGKSTVANAFARHGVAVVDADVIARQVVEPGTPALAKIAERFGNEILLASGALNRAVLRQRIFSQPDGKIWLNQLLHPLIRQETQRQLAQATSPYALWVVPLLVENGLQDRADRVLVIDVNTETQRARTVARDGISRQQVQDILSAQATREQRLAIADDIIDNSGIALEIELSVDALHRRYLELAASAPQQD; this comes from the coding sequence ATGGCCTACATTGTTGCGTTAACCGGGGGTATTGGCAGCGGCAAATCGACCGTAGCAAACGCCTTTGCGCGTCACGGCGTAGCCGTTGTCGATGCTGACGTGATTGCCCGGCAAGTTGTCGAGCCGGGCACCCCAGCCCTAGCGAAGATCGCTGAACGGTTTGGTAATGAAATATTGCTGGCGAGCGGTGCATTAAATCGTGCGGTGCTGCGCCAGAGGATCTTCAGCCAGCCTGATGGCAAAATCTGGCTGAATCAATTGTTGCATCCGCTGATCCGTCAGGAAACCCAACGCCAGTTGGCGCAGGCTACCAGCCCTTATGCTCTGTGGGTGGTGCCGCTGCTGGTAGAAAATGGCCTACAGGATCGTGCCGATCGAGTCTTAGTGATCGATGTCAACACAGAAACTCAACGAGCTAGAACCGTTGCGCGTGACGGTATCAGCCGCCAACAGGTACAGGATATTCTTTCCGCGCAGGCCACACGCGAGCAGCGTCTGGCCATTGCAGATGACATTATTGACAACAGCGGCATCGCTCTGGAGATAGAGCTATCAGTCGATGCACTGCATCGTCGCTACCTTGAACTGGCGGCATCAGCGCCCCAACAGGATTAA
- the zapD gene encoding cell division protein ZapD, with translation MSDVSPSVLFEHPLNEKMRTWLRIEFLLQQLYGQQALSETAIALTFFRTLSDLLDVLERGEVRTELLKELERQQQKLLTWVDVPGVDMPLIDQLRNQLKARAAALMAAPRLGQALREDRLISLVRQRLSIPGGCCSFDLPTLHMWMHTPQQDRDVDIVNWLQTLAPLNQALTMALDLIRQTGPFRNQISLNGFFQGNAEGADMLRLSINLTQQLYPQISGHKTRYAIRFLPLDNEHGVVPERLAFELACC, from the coding sequence ATGAGTGATGTTTCCCCAAGCGTTCTCTTTGAACATCCACTGAATGAAAAAATGCGTACCTGGCTGCGTATCGAGTTCTTATTGCAGCAGTTGTACGGCCAACAAGCTTTGAGCGAAACCGCCATCGCTCTAACCTTCTTCCGCACCCTATCCGATCTGCTGGACGTACTGGAACGCGGCGAAGTGCGCACCGAACTGCTAAAGGAGTTGGAACGCCAGCAGCAGAAACTGCTGACCTGGGTCGATGTGCCGGGCGTCGACATGCCGCTAATCGACCAACTGCGTAACCAACTTAAAGCGCGAGCGGCGGCACTGATGGCGGCACCGCGTCTCGGCCAGGCATTGCGCGAAGACAGGCTGATTAGCCTGGTGCGCCAACGACTGAGCATTCCCGGTGGTTGCTGTAGCTTCGATCTGCCGACCCTGCATATGTGGATGCACACCCCTCAACAGGATCGCGATGTCGATATCGTTAATTGGTTGCAGACGCTCGCACCGCTAAACCAGGCGCTAACCATGGCGCTGGATTTGATCCGTCAAACAGGGCCGTTTCGCAACCAAATAAGCCTGAACGGTTTCTTCCAGGGTAACGCCGAAGGGGCAGATATGCTGCGCCTGAGCATCAACCTGACACAACAACTCTACCCACAGATCTCTGGTCACAAGACCCGCTACGCTATTCGCTTCCTGCCGTTAGACAATGAGCATGGTGTGGTACCGGAACGTTTGGCCTTTGAATTGGCCTGTTGCTGA
- the yacG gene encoding DNA gyrase inhibitor YacG, translating to MTSVVKCPTCGNDVVWGETSPHRPFCCKRCQLIDLGEWADEDKRIPSNDDLSESDDWSE from the coding sequence ATGACGTCCGTAGTAAAATGCCCAACCTGTGGCAATGACGTGGTATGGGGTGAGACCAGTCCCCACCGCCCGTTCTGCTGCAAGCGTTGCCAATTGATCGATCTTGGCGAGTGGGCCGATGAAGATAAACGCATTCCGAGCAATGACGATCTGTCGGAAAGTGACGACTGGAGTGAGTGA
- the mutT gene encoding 8-oxo-dGTP diphosphatase MutT, with amino-acid sequence MKYLNVAVGIIRNAQQEIFITRRAADVHMANFWEFPGGKIEQGETPEQALNRELREETGIETEQATLLKVLEHRFSDRIVTLYFYLVEGWMGEPFGREGQPVRWVKQADLREEEFPQANIDMVKLLVEQANTAQ; translated from the coding sequence ATGAAATATCTGAACGTCGCTGTGGGCATTATCCGTAACGCTCAGCAGGAAATCTTTATTACCCGCCGTGCCGCCGATGTGCACATGGCAAATTTCTGGGAGTTTCCCGGCGGCAAAATTGAACAAGGCGAAACGCCGGAGCAAGCGCTGAACCGCGAGTTGCGTGAAGAGACGGGTATCGAAACTGAGCAGGCAACGTTGCTGAAGGTGTTGGAGCATCGCTTCAGCGATCGTATCGTCACGCTGTATTTTTATCTGGTAGAAGGCTGGATGGGCGAACCTTTTGGCCGTGAAGGCCAGCCAGTGCGCTGGGTGAAACAGGCAGACCTGCGTGAGGAAGAATTCCCACAAGCCAACATCGACATGGTCAAATTGCTGGTGGAACAGGCCAACACTGCGCAATAA
- the secA gene encoding preprotein translocase subunit SecA, which translates to MLVKLLTKVFGSRNDRTLRRMRKVVEQINQREPDIEKLSDDELRAKTNEFRARLEKGEVLENLIPEAFAVVREASKRVFGMRHFDVQLLGGMVLNDRCIAEMRTGEGKTLTATLPAYLNALGGRGVHVVTVNDYLAQRDAENNRPLFEFLGLSIGINLPGMSAPAKREAYAADITYGTNNEYGFDYLRDNMAFSPEERVQRELHYALVDEVDSILIDEARTPLIISGPAEDSSEMYIRVNTLIPKLIRQEKEDSDSFQGEGHFSVDEKARQVHLTERGLILIEEMLVEAGIMEAGESLYSPTNIMLMHHVTAALRAHVLFNRDVDYIVKDGEVIIVDEHTGRTMQGRRWSDGLHQAVEAKEGVAIQNENQTLAAITFQNYFRLYEKLAGMTGTADTEAFEFSSIYRLDTIVVPTNRPMIRKDMPDLVYLTEMEKIGAIIDDIRERTANGQPVLVGTISIEKSEVVSRELTKAGIDHKVLNAKFHAMEADIVAQAGQSGAVTIATNMAGRGTDIVLGGNWQAEVAQLEEPTKEQIAAIKDAWQVRHDAVLAAGGLHIIGTERHESRRIDNQLRGRSGRQGDAGSSRFYLSMEDALMRIFASDRVSGMMRKLGMKEGEAIEHPWVTKAIANAQRKVESRNFDIRKQLLEYDDVANDQRRAIYSQRNELLDVSDVSETIASIREDVFKSTIDNYITPQSLEEEWDIQGLEERLKNDFDLEMPIAEWLNKEPELHEETLRERILENVKQQYLHKEDVVTSEMMRNFEKGVMLQTLDSLWKEHLAAMDYLRQGIHLRGYAQKDPKQEYKRESFNMFATMLESLKYEVISVLSKVQVRMPEEVEALEQQRREEAERLAQQQRLSHYEENALVTDVANVPVIAERKVGRNDPCPCGSGKKFKQCHGRLHK; encoded by the coding sequence ATGTTAGTAAAATTATTGACCAAAGTTTTTGGTAGCCGTAACGATCGTACGCTGCGCCGCATGCGCAAAGTGGTTGAGCAGATCAACCAGAGGGAACCGGACATAGAGAAATTGTCCGATGATGAACTGAGAGCCAAAACCAACGAATTCCGCGCGCGTCTGGAAAAAGGCGAGGTGTTGGAAAACCTGATCCCAGAAGCGTTTGCCGTAGTGCGTGAGGCGAGTAAGCGTGTATTCGGTATGCGTCACTTCGATGTACAACTGTTGGGCGGTATGGTGCTGAACGACCGCTGCATTGCTGAGATGCGTACCGGTGAAGGTAAAACCCTGACCGCCACCCTGCCTGCCTATTTGAATGCCCTGGGTGGTCGCGGTGTGCATGTGGTGACCGTCAACGATTATCTGGCGCAACGTGACGCCGAAAACAACCGCCCGTTGTTCGAATTTCTCGGCCTGAGCATTGGCATCAACTTGCCTGGCATGTCGGCACCGGCCAAGCGTGAAGCTTACGCCGCAGATATCACCTACGGCACTAACAACGAATACGGCTTTGACTACCTGCGTGACAACATGGCGTTTAGCCCGGAGGAACGGGTTCAGCGCGAATTGCACTATGCACTGGTGGATGAGGTGGATTCTATCCTGATCGATGAAGCGCGTACCCCGCTGATTATCTCCGGGCCTGCTGAAGATAGCTCCGAGATGTACATCAGAGTTAACACATTGATCCCTAAACTGATCCGTCAGGAAAAAGAAGACTCTGATTCCTTCCAGGGCGAAGGTCACTTCTCAGTGGATGAAAAAGCGCGTCAGGTGCACCTGACCGAACGTGGCCTGATTTTGATCGAAGAAATGCTGGTAGAAGCTGGCATTATGGAAGCAGGCGAGTCACTGTACTCTCCGACCAACATCATGCTGATGCACCATGTCACCGCCGCGCTGCGCGCCCATGTGTTGTTCAACCGCGATGTTGACTACATCGTTAAAGACGGGGAAGTGATCATCGTTGATGAACACACTGGCCGCACCATGCAGGGCCGCCGCTGGTCAGATGGCCTGCACCAGGCAGTGGAAGCCAAAGAGGGCGTGGCGATCCAGAATGAGAACCAGACACTGGCCGCCATCACCTTCCAGAACTACTTCCGCCTATACGAAAAGCTGGCGGGCATGACCGGTACTGCCGACACCGAAGCCTTTGAATTTAGCTCTATCTACAGGCTGGATACCATTGTGGTGCCAACCAACCGTCCAATGATCCGTAAAGACATGCCGGATCTGGTTTACTTGACCGAGATGGAGAAGATTGGCGCGATCATTGATGATATCCGCGAGCGCACCGCCAACGGCCAGCCGGTGTTGGTGGGGACCATCTCGATCGAAAAATCCGAGGTGGTCTCCCGCGAACTGACCAAAGCAGGCATCGACCACAAAGTACTTAACGCTAAATTCCATGCTATGGAAGCGGACATCGTGGCACAGGCCGGTCAGAGCGGCGCGGTAACCATCGCCACCAACATGGCGGGTCGTGGCACTGATATTGTATTAGGCGGCAATTGGCAGGCGGAAGTTGCTCAGTTGGAAGAACCGACCAAAGAGCAAATCGCTGCCATCAAGGATGCCTGGCAAGTACGTCACGATGCGGTACTGGCAGCGGGTGGCCTGCACATTATCGGCACCGAGCGCCATGAATCACGCCGTATCGATAACCAGCTACGTGGCCGTTCTGGCCGTCAAGGTGACGCCGGCTCATCCCGTTTTTACCTATCGATGGAAGATGCCCTGATGCGCATCTTTGCGTCGGATCGCGTTTCTGGCATGATGCGCAAACTGGGCATGAAAGAGGGCGAAGCGATTGAACACCCATGGGTGACCAAAGCGATCGCCAATGCCCAGCGTAAAGTGGAAAGCCGCAACTTTGATATCCGCAAGCAACTGCTGGAATATGACGATGTCGCCAACGATCAGCGCCGCGCCATCTACAGCCAGCGTAACGAACTGCTGGATGTGTCTGACGTTAGTGAAACCATCGCCAGCATCCGTGAGGACGTGTTCAAGAGTACCATTGATAACTACATCACGCCGCAATCGCTGGAAGAAGAGTGGGATATTCAAGGGTTGGAAGAACGCCTGAAAAACGATTTCGACCTGGAAATGCCCATCGCCGAATGGCTGAACAAAGAGCCTGAGCTGCACGAAGAAACGCTGCGTGAGCGTATCCTGGAGAATGTTAAGCAACAGTATTTGCACAAGGAAGACGTGGTTACCAGCGAGATGATGCGCAACTTCGAGAAGGGCGTGATGCTGCAAACGCTGGATTCCCTGTGGAAAGAGCACCTGGCGGCGATGGACTATCTGCGTCAAGGCATTCACCTGCGCGGTTATGCACAGAAGGATCCTAAGCAAGAGTACAAGCGCGAATCCTTCAACATGTTTGCTACCATGCTGGAATCGCTGAAATACGAAGTGATCAGTGTGCTGAGCAAGGTGCAGGTGCGGATGCCGGAAGAGGTTGAGGCGCTTGAGCAGCAGCGCCGTGAAGAAGCTGAGCGTCTGGCGCAGCAGCAACGGCTCAGCCATTACGAAGAGAACGCGTTGGTCACTGATGTTGCTAACGTACCGGTGATCGCTGAACGCAAAGTTGGCCGCAACGATCCTTGCCCCTGTGGTTCCGGCAAAAAATTCAAACAATGCCATGGCCGTCTGCACAAGTAA
- the secM gene encoding secA translation cis-regulator SecM, whose protein sequence is MIGILNRWRQFGRRYFWPHLLLGMVAATLGIPSSLAGKTDPAALPSTSSSFNRQNSASGAYNRLVLLQEARSRPAFSVDYWHQHALRTIIRHLSFALAPQTVYMRGLENETEAVEPPSQVAQLALLSTLNALLTHEPKPPTIIRYIHYNVLPALALHQTGLWLAQVLGIRAGPGVLG, encoded by the coding sequence GTGATCGGTATTCTAAATCGTTGGCGACAATTTGGCAGACGTTATTTCTGGCCCCATCTCCTGTTAGGGATGGTTGCGGCCACGCTTGGCATACCTTCAAGCTTAGCAGGCAAGACCGATCCGGCTGCGTTGCCGAGTACCTCCTCTAGCTTTAATCGGCAAAACTCAGCCAGCGGTGCTTATAACAGACTGGTGCTGTTGCAGGAAGCACGCAGCCGCCCGGCATTCAGCGTTGACTATTGGCACCAGCATGCGCTACGCACCATCATTCGTCACCTTTCTTTCGCATTGGCACCGCAGACGGTGTATATGCGGGGGCTGGAAAACGAAACTGAAGCGGTGGAACCTCCGTCACAGGTGGCACAGTTGGCGCTGCTTTCCACCCTCAACGCGTTGTTGACACATGAACCGAAGCCGCCGACCATCATTCGTTACATTCATTATAACGTGCTGCCCGCACTGGCCCTGCATCAAACCGGACTGTGGCTGGCGCAGGTGCTGGGCATTCGCGCCGGGCCTGGCGTTCTCGGCTGA
- a CDS encoding DUF721 domain-containing protein: MRDSRPQLLDVLFDDALTADKAPLHNVQQHALALLKLNRAVKSLLPAQLHLWCRVANVRQGILVLEAANASWMMRLRYEQPMLLSTLRAQILPSLSSIDIRINPGLMANGEHRVKNTQQATPLRRHLSQESARAVMGLANHSPEKLRKILEKLAALAGESTNATRHDK; the protein is encoded by the coding sequence ATGCGCGATAGCCGTCCACAATTATTAGATGTCCTGTTCGACGACGCCCTCACCGCAGACAAAGCACCGCTGCATAACGTCCAGCAACACGCGCTGGCACTGCTCAAGCTTAACCGTGCAGTGAAGAGCTTGTTACCCGCTCAACTACATCTTTGGTGCCGCGTCGCGAACGTCCGACAAGGTATTTTAGTGTTAGAAGCGGCAAATGCCAGTTGGATGATGCGCTTGCGCTACGAACAACCCATGTTGCTCTCTACACTACGAGCGCAAATTCTACCATCATTGTCGTCAATCGACATTAGGATTAATCCAGGCTTGATGGCGAATGGGGAGCATCGGGTTAAAAACACGCAGCAAGCCACACCATTACGACGTCATCTGAGCCAAGAAAGCGCTAGGGCAGTGATGGGATTGGCGAACCACAGCCCGGAGAAGCTGCGCAAGATATTGGAAAAACTGGCTGCATTGGCCGGAGAGAGTACCAACGCAACCCGTCATGATAAGTAG
- the lpxC gene encoding UDP-3-O-acyl-N-acetylglucosamine deacetylase → MIKQRTLKRIVQATGVGLHTGKKVTLTMRPAPANTGVIYRRTDLNPPVDFPADAKSVRDTMLCTCLVNEHDVRISTVEHLNAALAGLGIDNIIIDVDAAEIPIMDGSASPFVFLLLDAGIEELNCAKKFLRLKDRVRVEDGDKWAELSAHNGFRLDFTIDFNHPAIDASAQRYLLDFSADSFVRQISRARTFGFMRDIEYLQSRGLALGGSFDCAIVVDDYRVLNEDGLRFEDEFVRHKMLDAIGDLFMCGHNIIGAFTAYKSGHALNNKLLQAVLARQEAWEYVTFQDEAEMPLAFKAPSTVLA, encoded by the coding sequence ATGATCAAACAAAGGACATTAAAACGTATTGTTCAGGCGACAGGCGTCGGTTTGCATACCGGCAAGAAAGTCACGCTGACAATGCGCCCCGCGCCGGCGAATACCGGGGTCATCTATCGTCGCACTGACTTGAATCCACCGGTTGATTTTCCGGCTGATGCAAAATCCGTGCGTGATACCATGCTTTGTACTTGTCTAGTGAATGAGCATGACGTGCGTATCTCTACCGTTGAACACCTTAACGCTGCATTGGCGGGGCTTGGCATCGACAATATCATCATTGATGTTGACGCCGCCGAAATCCCCATCATGGACGGCAGCGCCAGCCCGTTTGTGTTCCTGTTACTGGATGCTGGCATTGAAGAACTGAACTGCGCGAAGAAATTCCTGCGTCTGAAAGACCGCGTGCGTGTTGAAGATGGCGACAAGTGGGCCGAGCTGTCTGCGCATAACGGGTTCCGTCTGGATTTCACTATTGACTTCAACCACCCGGCTATCGACGCCAGTGCGCAACGTTATCTCCTTGATTTCTCGGCCGACTCGTTTGTGCGTCAAATCAGCCGTGCGCGTACCTTTGGTTTCATGCGTGATATCGAATATCTCCAGTCTCGCGGTTTGGCCTTGGGCGGCAGCTTCGACTGTGCCATCGTGGTGGATGATTACCGCGTACTGAACGAAGACGGCCTGCGTTTCGAAGATGAATTTGTACGTCACAAAATGCTGGATGCTATCGGCGACTTATTCATGTGCGGCCACAACATCATTGGTGCGTTTACCGCGTACAAGTCAGGCCATGCGTTGAACAACAAACTGTTGCAGGCCGTGTTGGCCAGGCAGGAAGCGTGGGAATACGTCACCTTCCAGGATGAAGCGGAAATGCCGTTGGCATTCAAGGCACCGTCCACTGTATTGGCGTAA